Proteins from a genomic interval of Schistocerca cancellata isolate TAMUIC-IGC-003103 chromosome 8, iqSchCanc2.1, whole genome shotgun sequence:
- the LOC126095713 gene encoding myrosinase 1-like: MAPHLQVKVKRGESIWDHILHAQPNLTKDSGNGDVAADSYHKHKEDVKLLVGLNANCYRFSLSWPRILPTGDTDVINQAGIDYYNNVINELLANGIDPTASTSPATSYKPQTAVVKMWLTFNEPNMFSRGYSGASSAPGANSSGIADYLMAKTILEAHAHAYRLYGLSFRLKQRGKVGITLDGAWYEPLTNSKEDADASERQLQFEVGLWANPIFSSLGNFPEVVRQRVAANSTADFFGLNHYFSSFITSGSSGQEPSKLHDAGVATSIILGYPISYWITDVPWGLRKLLNWVHDSYPGYPIFVTENG, encoded by the exons ATGGCGCCGCACCTCCAGGTGAAAGTGAAGCGGG GAGAGAGCATCTGGGACCACATCCTGCACGCACAGCCCAACCTGACAAAAGACAGCGGGAATGGAGACGTGGCGGCTGACTCGTACCACAAGCATAAGGAGGACGTGAAGCTGCTCGTCGGGCTCAAC GCCAACTGCTACCGGTTCTCTCTGAGCTGGCCTCGTATCCTCCCCACGGGAGACACTGACGTCATCAACCAGGCGGGCATAGACTACTACAACAACGTCATCAACGAGCTGCTGGCCAACGGGATCGATCCCACGGCGAGTACATCACCAGCCACCAGCTACAAACCACAAACTGCTGTG GTGAAGATGTGGCTGACCTTCAACGAGCCCAACATGTTCTCCAGGGGCTACTCTGGAGCGTCGTCAGCTCCCGGCGCCAACTCCTCGGGCATCGCCGACTACCTGATGGCCAAGACGATCCTGGAGGCGCATGCGCACGCCTACCGACTCTACGGCCTGAGCTTCCGCCTCAAGCAGAGGG GCAAAGTCGGCATCACGCTGGACGGAGCCTGGTACGAGCCACTGACCAACAGTAAGGAAGACGCCGATGCTTCGGAGCGCCAGCTGCAATTCGAG GTGGGTCTGTGGGCGAACCCCATCTTCTCGTCCCTGGGCAACTTCCCCGAGGTAGTGCGCCAGCGCGTGGCAGCCAACA GCACGGCTGACTTCTTCGGGCTGAACCATTACTTTTCATCTTTTATAACTTCCGGGAGCAGCGGCCAGGAGCCTTCAAAATTGCACGACGCTGGTGTCGCCACATCCATCATTCTAGGGTACCCAATCAGCTACTGGATCACG GACGTTCCATGGGGACTCCGTAAGCTCCTCAACTGGGTCCACGACTCCTACCCCGGTTACCCCATCTTCGTCACGGAGAACGGCTAG